A stretch of Vigna angularis cultivar LongXiaoDou No.4 chromosome 4, ASM1680809v1, whole genome shotgun sequence DNA encodes these proteins:
- the LOC108321064 gene encoding translocator protein homolog, producing the protein MASQSLHDGKKSQARRALRSLAIGLAVPFSLTLTIIILFGSGRRYNSVSKPFWFAPLWFINLASLASSLFMGLAAWLVWADGGFQGETDAMSLYIAHLSLSIVWHPLVLIMAAYWLALLSCIINFCTLFMCYLRFRKVNPFAKDLAKPCLAFALYLSLVSFKLMFI; encoded by the coding sequence ATGGCTTCTCAAAGCTTGCACGACGGAAAGAAATCACAAGCCAGAAGAGCATTACGATCGCTAGCCATAGGCCTAGCAGTTCCCTTCAGCCTAACACTCACCATAATCATTCTCTTCGGTTCGGGACGAAGGTACAACAGCGTATCAAAGCCCTTCTGGTTCGCACCACTATGGTTCATTAACTTGGCTTCGTTAGCTTCGTCTTTGTTCATGGGTCTTGCAGCATGGTTAGTCTGGGCTGACGGTGGCTTCCAAGGAGAAACCGACGCAATGTCTCTTTATATAGCTCATCTCTCTCTCAGCATTGTCTGGCACCCTCTTGTCCTCATCATGGCTGCTTATTGGCTTGCTTTGCTTTCTTGCATCATCAACTTTTGCACCCTCTTTATGTGCTACTTGAGGTTTAGAAAGGTTAACCCTTTTGCCAAAGATCTAGCCAAACCTTGTTTGGCTTTCGCTTTGTATCTTTCTCTTGTTAGCTTCAAGCTAATGTTTATCTGA
- the LOC108321094 gene encoding heat shock factor-binding protein encodes MSAHDAEDTKQSTADMTAFVQNLLQQMQSRFQTMSNSIISKIDEMGNRIEELEQNINELRAEIGLESSPSPSVTEREKSPLRELKPETENP; translated from the exons ATG AGTGCACATGATGCAGAAGACACTAAACAGAGCACTGCTGATATGACAGCTTTT GTACAAAATCTTCTTCAACAGATG CAAAGCAGGTTCCAGACTATGTCAAACTCCATCATTTCAAAGA TCGATGAGATGGGCAATAGGATAGAGGAATTGGAGCAGAACATCAATGAACTCCGAGCAGAAATTGGTCTGGAGAGCTCACCTTCTCCTTCAGTCACCGAGAGAGAGAAATCTCCTTTGCGTGAGTTGAAGCCTGAAACAGAAAATCCTTAA
- the LOC108321152 gene encoding xyloglucan 6-xylosyltransferase 2 has translation MLERCLGTRRVRQIHRACRHSSVTFLCLFLTVVVLRGTIGAGKFGTPEQDFNEIRHHISAARARRVLEETKPDTGSNADSNPNNYATFDLSKILVDEPPTEDEKRDPNAPYTLGPKISDWDEQRRAWLRANPEYPNFIRPNKPRVLLVTGSSPKPCENPVGDHYLVKSIKNKIDYCRVHGIEIFYNMALLDAEMAGFWAKLPLIRKLLLSHPEVEFLWWMDSDAMFTDMAFEVPWERYKDSNFVMHGWNEMVYDEKNWIGLNTGSFLLRNCQWSLDILDAWAPMGPKGKIRDEAGKVLTRELKNRPVFEADDQSAMVYLLATGKETWGNKVYLENHYYLHGYWGILVDRYEEMIENYHPGLGDHRWPLVTHFVGCKPCGKFGDYPVERCLKQMDRAYNFGDNQILQMYGFTHQSLASRRVKKVRNDTSNPLEIKDDLGLLHPAFKAIKLPSS, from the coding sequence ATGCTGGAGCGGTGCCTGGGGACGCGGCGCGTGCGGCAGATTCATCGCGCGTGCCGGCACAGTTCGGTGACTTTCCTCTGCCTCTTCCTCACGGTGGTCGTCCTCCGCGGCACAATCGGCGCTGGCAAGTTCGGTACGCCGGAGCAGGACTTCAACGAGATCCGCCACCACATCTCCGCCGCCCGCGCCCGCCGCGTCCTCGAGGAGACCAAACCTGACACCGGTTCCAACGCCGATTCCAACCCTAACAACTACGCCACCTTCGATCTCTCTAAGATCCTCGTGGATGAGCCTCCCACAGAGGACGAAAAGCGTGACCCAAATGCTCCCTACACTCTCGGACCCAAAATCTCTGATTGGGATGAACAGCGCCGAGCCTGGCTCCGAGCCAACCCTGAGTACCCTAACTTCATACGACCCAACAAGCCACGTGTACTTTTAGTGACCGGTTCGTCCCCCAAACCGTGTGAAAACCCGGTCGGTGATCACTACCTTGTGAAATCGATCAAGAACAAGATTGACTATTGTAGGGTTCATGGGATTGAGATTTTCTACAACATGGCTCTTTTGGACGCTGAGATGGCAGGGTTTTGGGCCAAGCTTCCCTTGATTCGTAAACTTTTACTGTCGCACCCTGAAGTGGAGTTTCTCTGGTGGATGGACAGTGATGCAATGTTCACCGACATGGCTTTTGAGGTTCCCTGGGAGAGGTACAAAGATTCCAACTTTGTTATGCACGGGTGGAATGAGATGGTGTATGATGAGAAGAATTGGATTGGGTTGAACACTGGGAGTTTTCTTTTGAGGAATTGCCAATGGTCTTTGGATATTCTTGATGCTTGGGCTCCTATGGGGCCTAAAGGGAAGATTAGGGATGAGGCTGGGAAAGTGCTCACTAGGGAGCTTAAGAATAGGCCTGTTTTTGAAGCTGATGATCAATCTGCTATGGTTTATTTGTTGGCCACTGGGAAGGAAACATGGGGTAACAAGGTTTACCTTGAGAATCATTATTACTTGCACGGGTATTGGGGGATTTTGGTGGACCGTTATGAGGAGATGATTGAGAATTATCATCCGGGACTTGGGGATCATAGGTGGCCTTTGGTGACCCACTTTGTGGGGTGCAAGCCTTGCGGGAAGTTTGGGGATTATCCTGTGGAGAGGTGCTTGAAGCAGATGGATAGGGCTTATAATTTTGGGGATAATCAGATTCTGCAGATGTATGGCTTCACTCACCAGTCCCTTGCTAGTCGCAGGGTGAAGAAAGTGAGGAATGATACTAGCAACCCTCTTGAGATCAAGGATGACCTTGGGTTGCTTCACCCTGCTTTCAAAGCTATCAAGCTCCCTTCTTCTTGA